In the Thermus antranikianii DSM 12462 genome, CGGTCCTGGCCAACGAGCAGGTGGTGGAGGGCCGCTGCTGGCGGCACGAGGACACTCCGGTGGAGAAGCGGGAGCTGGAGCAGTGGTACCTGCGCATCACCGCCTATGCGGAAAGGCTTCTTAAGGACCTCGAGGGCCTGAACTGGCCGGAAAAGGTGAAGGCCATGCAGCGGGCCTGGATCGGCCGGTCGGAGGGGGCGGAGATCGAGTTCCCCGTGGAGGGCCTAGGGGAGACCGTCACCGTCTTCACCACCCGGCCCGACACCCTTTTTGGGGCCACCTTCATGGTCCTGGCCCCGGAGCACCCCCTCACCTTAAGGCTCGCCTCTCCCGAAAGGCGGGCCGAGGTGGAGGCCTATGTGGAGGCTGCCAAGCGGAAGACGGAGATCGAGCGCCAGGCGGAAGGCCGGGAGAAAACGGGGGTTTTTCTCGGGGCCTACGCCATAAACCCCGCCACCGGGGAGAAGATCCCCATCTGGACTGCGGATTACGTGCTTTATGGCTACGGCACTGGGGCCATCATGGGGGTGCCCGGGCATGACCAGAGGGACTTTGAGTTCGCCAAGAAGTTCGGCCTTCCCATAAGGAAGGTGATCGAGCGCCCGGGTGAGCCCTTACCCGAGCCCCTGGAGGCCGCCTACGAGGAGCCTGGCATCATGGTGAACTCGGGGCCCTTTGACGGCACCCCCAGCGAGGAGGGCAAGAAGAAGGTGGTGGCCTGGCTGGAGGAGAGGGGCCTGGGAAGGGCTAAGGTTACCTACCGCCTCCGGGACTGGCTCATCAGCCGCCAGCGCTACTGGGGCACCCCCATTCCCATGGTCCACTGCGAAGCCTGCGGGGTGGTGCCGGTTCCCGAGGAGGAGCTTCCCGTCCTCCTCCCCGACCTCAAGGACATCGAGGACATCCGGCCCAAGGGGAAAAGCCCCCTGGAGGCCCACCCCGAGTTCTACGAGACCACCTGCCCCAAATGCGGTGGCCCCGCCAAGCGGGACACCGACACCATGGACACCTTCGTGGACTCCAGCTGGTACTACCTGCGTTACACCGACCCCAAGAACGAAACGCTTCCCTTTGACCCCACGAAGGCGGACTTCTGGATGCCGGTGGACCAGTACATTGGCGGGGTGGAGCACGCCGTGCTTCACCTCCTCTACAGCCGCTTCTTCACCAAGTTCCTCCACGATCTGGGATTGGTGAAGGTGGAGGAGCCCTTCCAGGGGCTTTTCACCCAGGGCATGGTCCTGGCCTGGACGGACTTCGGCCCCGTGGAGGTGGAGGGGGATAGGGTGCGCCTGCCCGAGCCCACCCGCATCCGCCTGGAGATCCCGGAGAGGGAGCTTTCCCTGGAGGAGGTGCGGAAGATGGGGGCGGAGCTCAGGCCCCACGAGGACGGTACCCTTCACTTCTGGAAGCCCGCGGTGATGAGCAAGTCCAAGGGCAACGGGGTCATGGTGGGGCCCTTCGTGAAGGAGGAAGGGGCGGATATCGCCCGCATCACCATCCTCTTCGCCGCACCCCCCGAAAACGAGATGGTCTGGACCGAGGAGGGGGTGCAGGGGGCCTGGCGCTTCCTGAACCGCATATGGCGCCGGGTGGCGGAGGACCGGGAGGCCCTTTTGGCCACCTCGGGCCAGTTTGCCGCCGAGGCCCTGGAGGGTCCGGACCGGGAGCTTTACCGGAAGCTCCACGCCACCCTCAAGAAGGTCACGGAGGACCTCGAGGCCCTGCGCTTCAACACCGCCATCGCCGCCCTGATGGAGCTCTTGAACGCCCTCTACGAGTACCGTAAGGTGCGGCCCGTGACCCCCGTCTACCGCACCGCCATCCGCTACTACCTGCAGATGCTCTTCCCCTTCGCCCCCCACATCGCCGAGGAGCTATGGCACTGGTTCTGGCCGGATAGCCTCTTTGAAGCCGGCTGGCCGGAGCTGGACGAAAAGGCTCTGGAAAAGGATGTGGTGGAGGTGGCGGTGCAGGTGAACGGGAGGGTGCGGGGAACCATCCAGATTCCCAAGGACGCCCCCCTGGAGGTGGCCAGGGCCGAGGCCCTCAAGGTGAGAAACGTCCAGGCCCACGTGGAGGGCAAGGCCATCGTGAAGGAAATCTACGTCCCCGGCAAGATCCTCAACCTGGTAGTGCGGGGATAGGGAAGAGAAGCCGGGTGGGTACCACCCTGGCCACCTCCTCCCCCACGGGGGTGAGGAAAAGCCCCTCGTCCCCCGCCCAGGCTAGAAGCCGCCCGTAGCCCAGGAGGAACCCTTCCTCGTCCAGGAGCCCGTAAAGCCGGTGGGGCTCGGGGGGCACCATAAGGTATGCGGGCACGCGACCGAGGGGAAGGGGGCGGGGCCTGGCCCCCTGGAAGTGGGCAAAAAGCCTTTCCAGGCGGTTTTTCCGCCTCTCGGCCGGGGTTTTCCTGCGGACCCCCTGAAGGGGCGGGGCCAGGCGCGCCCTTAGGTCCTTGCGCCAGGAAAGGGCCTGGTAAAGTTCCTCCCACCCCAGGACCAGGACCTCGGCGGGCACCAGGGCCTCTATCTGTAAGAGCCGAAACCCGGGGTCCAGGTAGCCATCCGTGTCGGCTACGGTGGGGCTTCCTTTGGGGATGAGGCGGGCTAAGCGCAGGGCCCCCACCACCGCCTGCGCCTCCATCCCTCTAGGGGACAGGGCCCCCAGAAGGTAGCGGCGTAGGGGGGTGAGGGTTCCTTCCCGGTAGTGGAAGAGGGTGAAGGCCCCGGGCAGGGCTCCCTGCCCCGGGTCCAGGTCCAGGAGGTAGGCTTCCTTGGCCTTTTCCAGAAGCCTTAAGGCCAGGGTGGACTTGCCGGTATCCGTGGGGCCAGCCAGGAGGAGCATCCCCCTTGAAACTACCCCATGCCCCGGGATCCCGGGGGTCTGTAGGATAACGTATTTTTGCCATGTCGCAAGAAAGTGTTATACTATGCCCACCATGGGGCTCTGGTTTGAGGAAAGCCAGGAGGAGCGGGCAGTCTTGGGGCCCTTCCGCGAGTTTCTGAAGGCGGAGGTGGCCCCGGGGGCGGCGGAGAGGGACCGCACGGGGGCCTTTCCCTTTGAGCTGGTGAGGAAGCTCGCCCAGTTCGGCGTCTTCGGGGCCACGGTGCCCGAGGCCTATGGCGGGGCGGGGCTTAAAAGCCGGCTTTTCGCCCGTATGGTGGAGGAGATCGCCTATTACGACGGGGCCTTGGCCCTCACCGTGGCCAGCCACAACTCCTTGGCCACGGGGCATATCCTCCTTGCGGGGGACGAAAGGCAGAAGGAAACCTTCCTGCCCAAGCTGGCCTCGGGGGAGGCCCTGGGGGCCTGGGGGCTTACGGAGCCGGGGTCGGGTTCGGATGCCGCTGCCCTTAAAACCCGGGCCGAGCCGGTGTCCGGGGGATATGTGCTCAATGGCACCAAGCAGTTCATCACCCAGGGGAGCGTGGCCGGGGTCTACGTGATCGTGGCCCGCACCGACCCGGCTCCAAGCCCGGAGAGGAAGCACCTGGGCATCTCCGCCTTCGCCTTTTTCCGTCCGGAAAAGGGTCTTCGCATCGGCCGCAAGGAGGAGAAGCTGGGCCTGAACGCCTCGGACACCGCCCAGCTGGTCCTCGAGGACCTCTTCGTGCCCGAGGACAGCCTTTTGGGGGAGAGGGGCAAGGGGTTTTACGATGTGCTCAAGGTGCTGGATGGGGGCAGGATCGGCATCGCCGCCATGGCGGTGGGCCTGGGAAGGGCGGCCTTGGACTACGCCCTCCGCTACGCCAAACAAAGGGAGGCCTTCGGCAGGCCTATTGCCGAGTACCAGGGGGTTTCCTTCAAGCTGGCGGAGGCAGCCACGGAGCTGGAGGCGGCAAGGCTTCTTTACCTGAAGGCGGCGGAGCTTAAGGACGCGGGAAGGCCCTATACCCTTGAGGCCGCCCAGGCCAAGCTCTTCGCCAGCGAGGTGGCGGTGAAGGCCTGCGACGAGGCCATCCAGGTCCTGGGGGGGTACGGGTACATCAAGGACTACCCCGTGGAGCGCTACTGGCGCGACGCCCGCCTGACCCGCATCGGGGAGGGTACCAGCGAGATCCTGAAGCTGGTCATTGCCCGGCGCCTTCTAGAGTCGGTGTGAAGGTGAGGGCCTTGGGGGCCTTTAAGGCCAGCTGGCCGCAGGCTGCCCCTACGTCCTGCCCTCGGCTGAAGCGGATGGAGGTGGGAATTCCCAGGCGCCTCAGCTCCTCCGCGAAGGCCAGAATGCCCGCTTTGGGAGTACCTTTCACCGGGGCACCTTCCCAGGGGTTAAAGGGAATCAGGTTCACGTGGGCGCTTATGCCCTTAAGGAGCTTGGCGAGAAGCCGGGCCTGCCAGGGATGGTCGTTTAAACCCTTCAGGAGGGTGTACTCAAAGGTGACCCGCCTTTTGGTCCTGGCGTAGTAGTGGCGCACCGCCTCGAGGATCTCCCCCACGGAGTAGCGGTGAGCGGTGGGGATGATCTTCCTGCGGGTCTCGTCGTCGGGGGCATGGAGGGAAAGGGCAAGGCGCACCCCAAGGTCCTCCTCCGCCAGGCGGTAGATGCCCTTGGGAATGCCCACGGTGGAGAGGGTGATGCGCCTTGGGCTCATGGCCAGGCCCTTGGGATGGAGCATGATGCGGATGGCCTTAAGCACGTTGCCCAGGTTCAGGAGGGGCTCCCCCATGCCCATGAGGACCACGTTTCGGATATCCCTGGGGGAGATACCCTGGTGGTGGGCGATGGCCAGGAGCTGGGAAAGGATCTCCGCCGCGGTGAGGTTGCGGCCAAAGCCCAAGGCCCCGGTGGCGCAGAAGGTGCACCCCGCGGGGCAGCCCACCATGCTGGAGAGGCAGACAGTCTTGCGGTTCTCGTAGGGCATGTAGACGGCTTCCGTCTTCCTTCCGTCCAGCAGGGTGAAGAGGTACTTGACGCTTCCGTCCCGGCTTGGGTAGGCCTCCACCAGGGCAAACTCGGAGATGCGCCACTCCCCGGCCAGGGCTTCCCGGAGGCTCTTGGGCAGGTCGGTCATCTCGGAGAAGTCCATGGCCCCCCGGGCGTAGAGCCAGTGGGCGATCTGGGCCTTGCGGTAGCCCTCGCCGGGAAGCTCTTCGGGGAGGAGTTCCAGGATGGGTTTCATGCCACGCCCTCGTAGATTTCCTCAAGCTTCAAGGTCCCCTCCGGGCAGGGGAGGATAAGGAGTTCCTCCAGCCTTTCCTCCCGAAAGCCCGAAGGGGTTTTGCGGTAAAGGACGCCTCCCGGCCTGGCCCCCTCCAGGAGGAGATAGGCCTGGAGACTGGGGAGCCTAAGGTAATGCGAAAGCTTTTCCCGCCGGTCCTGGGCCTCGGTACCGGGGGAGAGAACCTCCACCACCAGGCAAGGGGCGGTTTCGTAGAGGGGATGGGCCTTGGGGCCGCAGACCACCATGACATCTGGGTAGTAGAAGGTGTCCTCGGAAACCTTAAGCCGGGCGGTTTCGCTGTAGACCCGGCATCCTTGGGCCCGGGCCAAGGGTTTTAGGAGGGCCACCAGGTTGGTGACGATGAGGTTGTGGTCCAGGCTGGCCCCGGCCATGGCATAAGGGATGCCCCCTACCAGCTCGTGGCGCACGGGGCTGGCCTCTTCCAGGGCCAGGTATTCCTCTTCCGTTAGCGGGCGCAAGGACCGCTCGGTCATCGTCCTATTGTAAGGCTTTCGCCGGGGTTTTTCAGCGTAGCCGCCCGTAGCCCAGACCTAGCCCCAGGAGGAGAAGGAGAAGCCCCAAGGGCCTGGGCCGGGCAAGGAGCCCCAGGAAGCCCCCGAAGAGGAGGAGGCCCAGGCCCACCCGCCTGCGCCCGTGCCGGTAGGCCCGGCCCGAGAGGAAGCCCAGAAGGAGGGGCAAAGCCCAGAGGACCAAGAGGAGGAGGCCCAGGAGGAAGGAAAAAGAGGCCATGGCTTGGGGCCCTAGAGGCGGTGCTCCTCTGGGGCGAAACCCTCCACCCAGAAGCTACCGTCCGGCCGGTGCTCCTTCTTCCAGACGGGGAGGATCTGCTTCACCCGGTCGATGGCGTACTGGCAGGCGGCGAAGGCCTCGGGGCGGTGCCGGGCTGAAACCACGATGGCGATGGAGGCCTCCCCGGGGTTCACCCGGCCCAGGCGGTGCCAGAGGGCCACCCGGCCCAGGGGCCAGCGGGAGCGCATCTCCCCGATGATCTCCGCCATGACCTTTTCCGCCATGCCGGGATAGGCCTCGTACTCCAAAAAGGCCACCTCCTCCCCCCGGTTGGGGCTTCGGGTGGTGCCCAGGAAGCTCACCACCGCCCCATACTCGGGGGCGGTGGCCCAGTCCACCAGGGCCTTCAGGTCCAGGGGTTCATGGGTGAGGCCGTAGGAGTCCTGTCCTCCCGAGACCGGGGGCAGAAAGGCCACCTCGTCCCCCTCCTTTAGGGGGGTTTCCCCTTGGGCCAGGGCCTGGTTCACCGCCGCCATGCCGCCCTCCAGCCTTAGGCTGGGGAAACGCTTCTCCAGGGCTTCTTTAGCATGTAGTACCCGGGCTCCTTCGGGCAGCTCCAGGAAGAGGCGGTCCGTGCCCGCCTGTTCCCGGTAAAGGGCGAAGAGCCGCACTTCAACCCGCATGCTGCCCAGTATAGACCCGGCTGAGGCTCGAGGCCACGGAGAGGGCCTCGAGGTAGCGCATGCGCATGGGTCCCAGGAGCACCAGCTCCCCCAGCCACTCCCCCCGGGCGAAGCCCGCCTGCACCTGAGCCAAGCCCTCCACCTCCCCCACCCGCACGTCCACCCGGCCGGGAGGGGTCAGGACTGCCTCATCCCCCCCGGCTTCATAAAGGGCCACCAGGCGCTCTAGAAAGCCAGGGTCCTTGGCCTCCGGTTCCTTTAAGGCCTCGGCCAGCCCCTCCCGGTAGACGAGGGAGAGGCCTGCGGAAAGGGCCCGGGAGAGATGGGCGAAAAGTTCCTCGAGGCCCCTGGGAGCCGGGGGCAAGGCGGTAAAGGGTCCGGAGAGGGCCTCCTCTGCCTGTCTTAGGCGCTCCGGCGAGAGGGTGAGGGGAAGGCGGGCCTCCTTCACCCTTCCCCCTTCCAGGACGAAAACCGCCAGGGTGCCTTCCGGCAGGGGGGAGAGGTGGACCTGGAGCACCTTGGGAGAGTTCCTGGGCCTCAAGCGCAAAAGGGCAGGGTACCCGGAAAGCCCCACCGCCATCTTCACCAAGAAGGCCTCGGGTTCCCTGGCCCCCTCCAGGGCCCGCTGGAGCCGCTCCTGGGTGGCCTCGGGAAGGGGTTTTGGGGGGAGGAGGGAAAGGGAGTACTGGCGGAAGGCCTGCCGGGTGGGGACCCTTCCGGCGGAGGCGTGGGGCTTGGAGAGGTAGCCCATCTCCTCGAGGGCGATGAGCTCATACCGGGCCAGGGCAGGGGATAGCCCCAGGCCCTCGGCCAGCCTCGCCGAGGGCACAGGGGCTTTGGTCTTGATGTATTCCTCCACTAGGAGGTAAAGGATGGCCCGCTGCCTGGCCGTCACATCTTTATTGTACCGGGGTCACGGCAGCCTCGTCCTCCTCCCCGGTGCGGATCCGGTAGACCTTCTCCACCGGCAAAACGAAGATCTTTCCGTCCCCCACCTCCCCGGTGCGGGCGGCTTTGAGGATGGCCTCCACCGTGGGCCTTACGAAGGGCTCGGACACCCCGATCTCCAGGCGGATCTTTTCGTGCAGGGCCATCTTCACCGTGGTGCCCCGGTAGGTTTCCACCCTTTCCGTTTCCCCCCCGTGCCCCTGGATCCTGCTGATGGACAGCCCCCGCACCTCCGCCCTGAAGAGGGCTTCCAGGACGTCCTGGAGCTTCTCCGGCCGGATGATGGCCACGATGAGCTTCATGCTTTACCTCCTGCGGGCTTGAGGGCAGGGGGGCTGGCCTCGGAGAGCACCAGGATGGCCCCCTCGCCTTCCACGTAGGCTTCCTCCCCGTGCTGGGTCACGTCCAGGCCCAGCCCTTCCTCCTTGGGGCTCGCCCGCAAGGGGGTAAGGAGGTTCGTGAGCTTAAGGAGGAGGAAGGTGCCGAGGGCAGAGTAGGCCACCGCCACCCCCACCGCCAAAGCTTGGATGGCGAGCTGCATGGGGTTGCCGAAGAGGAAGCCGTCTGCTACTCCGTTCCAGGTCTTCTCCGCCAGAAGGCCAGTGAGGAGGGCGCCGGTGATGCCCGCAATCCCGTGGGCGCCGAATACGTCCAGGGAGTCGTCCAGCCGGGTCCTGGGCCGCCAGAGCAGGAAGAAGTAGCTGGGGAAGGCGCTCACCGCCCCCAGCACCAGGGCGGACAGGGGGGATACGAACCCCGCCGCCGGGGTGATGGCCACCAGGCCCACCACGATGGCGGTGGCCAGGCCCACCGCCGTGACCTTGCCGGTGCGCAGGAGGTCCAAAAGAGCCCAGGTGGTGAGGGTGGCCGCGGGGGCGAGGAGGGTGTTCACGAAGGCCAGGCTCGCCAGGGCCCCGGAGCTCAGGGCGCTTCCCCCGTTGAATCCGAACCAGCCGAACCAAAGAAGGGCCGCTCCCAGGAGGGTAAAGGGCACGTTGTGGGGCAGGATGGCCTGGCGGCCGTAGTCCTTCCGGGCCCCCAAGACCAAGGCCCCCACCAGGGCGGCTATGCCAGCGTTGATGTGCACCACTGTGCCCCCGGCGAAGTCCAGGGCTCCCAAGGAGCCCAAAAATCCTCCACCCCAGACCCAGTGGGCCAGGGGAGCGTAGACCAAAAGCCCCCAGAGGCTCAGGAAGAGAAGGAGGGCGGGAAAGCGCATCCTTTCCACCATGCCCCCCGTGAGGAGGGCGGCGGTGATGATGGCAAAGGTGCCCTGGAAGGCCATGAAGAGGAGATGGGGGATCTCCCCCTTGGCCTCGAGGCCCACTCCCTTCAGAAGGGCGTGGTCTAGGCTCCCTAGCCAGGGACCGCCCTCGCCAAAGGCCAGGCTGTAGCCGAGGAGCGCCCAGCCCACTCCCACGAAGCCTAAGGCGGCGAAGCTCATCATCATGGTGTTCAAGGCGTTCTTGCTCCGCACCAGGCCGCCGTAGAAGAAGGCCAGGGCCGGGGTCATGAGGAGCACCAAGGCCGTGGAGACCAGCATCCAGGCCGTGGCTGCTCCATCCACCCCTTCTGCCAAGGCCAGTCCTGAGAGCCCGCTCACCGCTAGGAATAGGGTTTTCCGCATGGTCCGTCACCCCCTTAGGGCTGAGGGTAGCACCGGGTATGCATAATGTCAAGCATTAGCTTGATACTTAGCAAAAGCTTTTGGGGCATGCAACAATGATATGGGCACGCATATCGCATATCGTCAGCCTGAAAGTGCACAGATGTACAGATATGATTGCACAGAAAAGCGCACAATCTACCCCCTCCACGCCGGGCCTCTCCCCTTAAACTGAGGCCCGTGACGTGGGAAGAACTCTTGGAGCGGCTTTCTTTGGGACAGGACGAGCGTACCCTCTTCCTGCCCCCGGACCTTTCCCCGGAGGAGCTGGCCCGCTACGCCGCAGGTCTAGCCAACCACCGGGGCGGGATTCTCTTCCTGGGGGTGGATGGGGAGGGACGGGTGGTGGGAGCCTCGGAGATCCATCCCTTGCAGATCACCCATGCCCTTTTCCAACTCACCCAGGGGCTTCTCCTGCCCTATGTGGAGGTGATCGAGGGGCCTATGGGACGGGTTTTGGCCCTTCATGTACCGCAGAGCCCAGCGGCCATCGCCGTGGGGGCAGGGAGGGTGCCCTTTTGGGACGGCAAGAGGCTCACGGAGTTGAGGATGGGCCAGGCCCTGCCGGAGCCCGACTTTACCGCCCAGGTGTTGCCGGCGGCCAGCCTTTCCGACCTGGACCCGGTGGAGGTTTTGCGCCTTAGGCGCATCCTAGAGGAGCGGGGAAGCAATCTGGCGGCCTTGCCGGACCTGGAACTCCTCTTCGCCCTGGGGCTTTTGGAGCGGGTGGAGGGACAGGACAAGCCCACGGTGGCGGGCCTCCTTTTGGCGGGAACCCCCTTGGCCCTGAAGCGGCTTCTTCCCCAAGCGGAGGTGAGCTACTACTATCACGAGGCCGGCGTGGACCCGGAAGGCTACGCCTTCAGGGAGGATATTCTGCGCTCCATTCCCGCCCTTTTGGAGCGACTTAGGGACCTAATCCAGGCCAGGAACCGGGTTCGCTACCTCACGGTGGGCCTATTCCGCCTCGAAATCTGGGACTTTGACCAGGAAGTTTACCGGGAGGCCCTCTTAAACGCCTTGATCCACAGGGACTGGCAAAGCCCGGATGCCATCCAGGTGCACCACTACCCCGATCGCCTGGAGGTTTCCAACCCGGGGAGCTTCCCTCCCGGCATTACCCCGGAGAACATCCTCCGCCACCCCCCCAAAAGGCGGAATCCCCGTCTGGCTGAGGCCCTCTACCGGCTTGGCTACGTGGAGCGGGCGGGAAGCGGGGTGGACAAGATGTACCGCCTTCTCCTCAAGTACGGCAAAGAGCCTCCGGAGTACCGCCTTTACCCCGAGGCCCTCACCCTGGTCCTCTACAACCCAGAGTTGGACGAGGCCTTTGTGCGGGAGCTGGCCGAGGCTCAGGAGCGCCTGGGTGGCTTCAGCCTGGACCACCTCATCACCGTGGGCCACCTGCGGAGGGTGGGGGAGGCCACCCTCGAGGAGCTGGCCCGGGCCCTACAGCTTCCTTTGGAAGCTACCCGCAAGGTCCTCACCCGGATGGAGCGCATGGGCCTTTTGCGCAAGGAAGGGGGAAGGTACTACCTGGTGCGGCGCGATCCTTTGGGGGAAAGGGCCTTGGGCCTCCTGGCCAATCCCCTTTCCCGCCGGGAGGTGGAAGCCCAGCTGGGGCTTACCCCCAGGGCAACCCTAGCCTTGCTGAACCGGCTTATCCGGGAAGGCAAGGTGGAGCGGATGGGCCGGGGAGCCGCTACCCGTTACCGGAGGCGGGTCTAGGCCATGCTTCACCTGGTCCTTTTCCAGCCGGAGATCCCACAGAATACCGGGAACATCGCCCGCACCGCCGCTGCCTTGGGCTGGCCCTTGCACCTTATCCGCCCCTTGGGCTTCCGCCTAAGCGACCCTCGGCTTAAGCGGGCGGGCCTGGACTACTGGCCCCACGTGGACCTGCGCCTTCACGATACCTGGGAGGCCTTCTGGCAAAGCCTGCCCCCGGGTGCGCGGGTCTGGGCCTTTAGCGCCCGGGGGGATACCTCCCTCTATAGGGTGAGCTTCCAGCCTGGGGACTACCTCCTCTTTGGCCCCGAAACCCGGGGGCTTCCCCCAGAGGTCCTGGCTCTTTTCCCCAGGGTGTACATCCCCATGCCGGGGCCGGTGCGCTCCTTAAATCTGGCGGTGGCCGTGGGGGTGGCGGCCTATGAGGCCTACCGGCAGCTTCATAGGGCATGATGGAGGCGTGCGGGCCTATACCACCGCCCACCTAAGGGTGGACCTCCCTCAGGGCCATCCCTTCCCCCTCTACAAGTACCAGGGGGTGGCGGAGGCCTTGAAGGGACTTCTTCCCATCCTGCCTGCCCCCGAGGTGCCCCGGGAAGCCCTTCATCTGGCCCACCGCCCGGAGTATGTGGAAAAGCTTTTCACCGAGGGGCTTTCCCGCCAGGAGTCCTTGCGCCTGGGCCTGCCCTTTAGTCCAAGCCTCCTCAGGCGTGCCCTCTTCGCGGCGGGGGGAACGCTGGCCGCCGCCAGGGATGCCCTGGAGTTGGGCCTCGGCCTGAACCTCTCTGGGGGCACCCACCATGCCTACCCCGACCGGGCCGAGGGGTATAGCCTTTTCAACGATGTGGCGGTGGCCGTGGCCTGGCTCAGGCGGGAGGGCTTCCGGGGCCGGGTTTTGGTGGTGGACCTGGACGCCCATCAGGGCAACGGCACCGCGGTCTTTTTCCAGAAAGACCCCACCGTTTTCACCCTTTCCCTCCACGGGGAGCGGAACTACCCCTTAAGGAAGGAGAGGAGCGACCTGGATGTGGGGCTTCCCGACGGCGTGGGGGACGAGGCCTACCTCTATGCCCTGGATGAGGCGTTGGAAATAGCCCAGGCTTTCCAGCCCGAGCTGGTTTTCTACAACGCCGGGGTGGACGTGCTAAAGGGGGATCGGTTTGGCCGCCTGGGTCTGAGCCTCGAGGGGGTACGGAAGCGGGATGAACGGGTTTTTCGCATGGTAAAGACCTTGGGGGTGCCCTTGGTGGTGGTGATGGGTGGGGGGTACAACCGCGACCCCCGGCTCACCGTGGAGGCCCATGCGGGGACCTACCGCCTGGCCCTGAGTTCCTTGGCGTAGGTGG is a window encoding:
- the leuS gene encoding leucine--tRNA ligase; the protein is MEKYNPHAIEPKWQRFWKEKGFMKAKEVPGRKGKQYVLVMFPYPSGDLHMGHLKNYTMGDVLARFRKVQGYEVLHPMGWDAFGLPAENAALKFGLHPRDWTYENIRQAKESLELMGILYDWDREVTTCEPDYYRFNQWIFLKMWEKGLAYRAKGLVNWCPKCQTVLANEQVVEGRCWRHEDTPVEKRELEQWYLRITAYAERLLKDLEGLNWPEKVKAMQRAWIGRSEGAEIEFPVEGLGETVTVFTTRPDTLFGATFMVLAPEHPLTLRLASPERRAEVEAYVEAAKRKTEIERQAEGREKTGVFLGAYAINPATGEKIPIWTADYVLYGYGTGAIMGVPGHDQRDFEFAKKFGLPIRKVIERPGEPLPEPLEAAYEEPGIMVNSGPFDGTPSEEGKKKVVAWLEERGLGRAKVTYRLRDWLISRQRYWGTPIPMVHCEACGVVPVPEEELPVLLPDLKDIEDIRPKGKSPLEAHPEFYETTCPKCGGPAKRDTDTMDTFVDSSWYYLRYTDPKNETLPFDPTKADFWMPVDQYIGGVEHAVLHLLYSRFFTKFLHDLGLVKVEEPFQGLFTQGMVLAWTDFGPVEVEGDRVRLPEPTRIRLEIPERELSLEEVRKMGAELRPHEDGTLHFWKPAVMSKSKGNGVMVGPFVKEEGADIARITILFAAPPENEMVWTEEGVQGAWRFLNRIWRRVAEDREALLATSGQFAAEALEGPDRELYRKLHATLKKVTEDLEALRFNTAIAALMELLNALYEYRKVRPVTPVYRTAIRYYLQMLFPFAPHIAEELWHWFWPDSLFEAGWPELDEKALEKDVVEVAVQVNGRVRGTIQIPKDAPLEVARAEALKVRNVQAHVEGKAIVKEIYVPGKILNLVVRG
- a CDS encoding Clp1/GlmU family protein; translated protein: MLLLAGPTDTGKSTLALRLLEKAKEAYLLDLDPGQGALPGAFTLFHYREGTLTPLRRYLLGALSPRGMEAQAVVGALRLARLIPKGSPTVADTDGYLDPGFRLLQIEALVPAEVLVLGWEELYQALSWRKDLRARLAPPLQGVRRKTPAERRKNRLERLFAHFQGARPRPLPLGRVPAYLMVPPEPHRLYGLLDEEGFLLGYGRLLAWAGDEGLFLTPVGEEVARVVPTRLLFPIPALPG
- a CDS encoding acyl-CoA dehydrogenase family protein, producing MGLWFEESQEERAVLGPFREFLKAEVAPGAAERDRTGAFPFELVRKLAQFGVFGATVPEAYGGAGLKSRLFARMVEEIAYYDGALALTVASHNSLATGHILLAGDERQKETFLPKLASGEALGAWGLTEPGSGSDAAALKTRAEPVSGGYVLNGTKQFITQGSVAGVYVIVARTDPAPSPERKHLGISAFAFFRPEKGLRIGRKEEKLGLNASDTAQLVLEDLFVPEDSLLGERGKGFYDVLKVLDGGRIGIAAMAVGLGRAALDYALRYAKQREAFGRPIAEYQGVSFKLAEAATELEAARLLYLKAAELKDAGRPYTLEAAQAKLFASEVAVKACDEAIQVLGGYGYIKDYPVERYWRDARLTRIGEGTSEILKLVIARRLLESV
- the rlmN gene encoding 23S rRNA (adenine(2503)-C(2))-methyltransferase RlmN, translating into MKPILELLPEELPGEGYRKAQIAHWLYARGAMDFSEMTDLPKSLREALAGEWRISEFALVEAYPSRDGSVKYLFTLLDGRKTEAVYMPYENRKTVCLSSMVGCPAGCTFCATGALGFGRNLTAAEILSQLLAIAHHQGISPRDIRNVVLMGMGEPLLNLGNVLKAIRIMLHPKGLAMSPRRITLSTVGIPKGIYRLAEEDLGVRLALSLHAPDDETRRKIIPTAHRYSVGEILEAVRHYYARTKRRVTFEYTLLKGLNDHPWQARLLAKLLKGISAHVNLIPFNPWEGAPVKGTPKAGILAFAEELRRLGIPTSIRFSRGQDVGAACGQLALKAPKALTFTPTLEGAGQ
- a CDS encoding Uma2 family endonuclease, which encodes MTERSLRPLTEEEYLALEEASPVRHELVGGIPYAMAGASLDHNLIVTNLVALLKPLARAQGCRVYSETARLKVSEDTFYYPDVMVVCGPKAHPLYETAPCLVVEVLSPGTEAQDRREKLSHYLRLPSLQAYLLLEGARPGGVLYRKTPSGFREERLEELLILPCPEGTLKLEEIYEGVA
- a CDS encoding molybdenum cofactor biosynthesis protein translates to MRVEVRLFALYREQAGTDRLFLELPEGARVLHAKEALEKRFPSLRLEGGMAAVNQALAQGETPLKEGDEVAFLPPVSGGQDSYGLTHEPLDLKALVDWATAPEYGAVVSFLGTTRSPNRGEEVAFLEYEAYPGMAEKVMAEIIGEMRSRWPLGRVALWHRLGRVNPGEASIAIVVSARHRPEAFAACQYAIDRVKQILPVWKKEHRPDGSFWVEGFAPEEHRL
- a CDS encoding HrcA family transcriptional regulator yields the protein MTARQRAILYLLVEEYIKTKAPVPSARLAEGLGLSPALARYELIALEEMGYLSKPHASAGRVPTRQAFRQYSLSLLPPKPLPEATQERLQRALEGAREPEAFLVKMAVGLSGYPALLRLRPRNSPKVLQVHLSPLPEGTLAVFVLEGGRVKEARLPLTLSPERLRQAEEALSGPFTALPPAPRGLEELFAHLSRALSAGLSLVYREGLAEALKEPEAKDPGFLERLVALYEAGGDEAVLTPPGRVDVRVGEVEGLAQVQAGFARGEWLGELVLLGPMRMRYLEALSVASSLSRVYTGQHAG
- a CDS encoding P-II family nitrogen regulator, whose product is MKLIVAIIRPEKLQDVLEALFRAEVRGLSISRIQGHGGETERVETYRGTTVKMALHEKIRLEIGVSEPFVRPTVEAILKAARTGEVGDGKIFVLPVEKVYRIRTGEEDEAAVTPVQ
- a CDS encoding ammonium transporter, with amino-acid sequence MRKTLFLAVSGLSGLALAEGVDGAATAWMLVSTALVLLMTPALAFFYGGLVRSKNALNTMMMSFAALGFVGVGWALLGYSLAFGEGGPWLGSLDHALLKGVGLEAKGEIPHLLFMAFQGTFAIITAALLTGGMVERMRFPALLLFLSLWGLLVYAPLAHWVWGGGFLGSLGALDFAGGTVVHINAGIAALVGALVLGARKDYGRQAILPHNVPFTLLGAALLWFGWFGFNGGSALSSGALASLAFVNTLLAPAATLTTWALLDLLRTGKVTAVGLATAIVVGLVAITPAAGFVSPLSALVLGAVSAFPSYFFLLWRPRTRLDDSLDVFGAHGIAGITGALLTGLLAEKTWNGVADGFLFGNPMQLAIQALAVGVAVAYSALGTFLLLKLTNLLTPLRASPKEEGLGLDVTQHGEEAYVEGEGAILVLSEASPPALKPAGGKA